The Gemmatimonas aurantiaca T-27 DNA segment GCGACCGCATGGCCCGAAAGCCCGATCAGTCCACACAAGTCATCGAGCGGGCCTTTGCGCGGCGCCTCGATCCCATCGCCGCAGATCTGATGACGGCGCTGGGCACGTACCGTTTGCGACTACTGGTGGGGGTGCGCCCTGCTCCGGTGAGTCTCGCGCGCCATCTCGCCTCGGTGCTGAAGCGATCCGGTGACCGGTTGCGCCGCGATCTCGAGCACGTGCGGGGCATGGCAGAGTCGCAGGACGAGCTGCACGAACTCCGCATCCGGCTCAAGCGCCAGCGCGCGGTGCTCGCACCGTTTGCCAAGACCGATCGGAAGATCGGCGCGTGGTTCGAACTCGCCACGCGTGGGCAGGACCAGTTGGGCGCAATGCGCGATGCCATCCTGCTGGCCGAACGTGCACGTCGTCACAAGCTGCCGCAGCTCGAGTCTGCTCTTCGCGATCATGCGATGTCGTACTATGCCGCGTTTGCCGCGGACTGGCTCCAGTCGGACGCGCCGTTTGCCATGCTCGATGCCACGCGCGAAGCCCTGCGCGCGCAGAGTGGTCCCCGCGATGCGGCGTCTGGGCTTCCGCTCGAAATCGAACGGAAATTCCTGTTGCGTGAGTGTCCGCCAGCGGCCCGTGCGACCAGACCCACGCTGATCGATCAGGGGTGGTTGCCAGGCAAAGCGCTCAAGGAGCGCCTGCGTCTGCGCACCGAACCCGATGGCATGGTTTCGTGTTGGCGCACCATCAAGCTGGGACCGGTGAAATCCCGGATCGAAGTGGAAGAAGCCACGTCGCCTGAACTGTTCGCTTCGTTGTGGCCGCTCACGCGCCTTTCCCGAGTGCGCAAGGAGCGTTACACGATCGCCGAAGGAGATCAGCATTGGGAAATCGACGTGTTCCTCGACCGGCAACTGGTGCTGGCCGAAGTGGAGCTCGAGTCGATGGAAGAACCTGTCTCGCCCCCCGCGTGGCTGGCTCCGTACATCGTGCGCGAAGTAACCGGTGAGGCGGCGTACTTCAATTCCGAACTCGCGCGCCCGGACGTATGAGCCGTGAATGAGACATGCCTGAGCGGCACATGAGACCGGCGTCATGATGATCTCCATGATGGCGCTGCGCGACCGGCGCTCGCGCCTGGTGGGCTATTTCGTGTCGGGATGTCCGGACGATGTCCGCAATAGTGCGGGCCCCGACGACGAGGCCAAGAGCATCGTCGAGCGCGTGCCCGCACTCGCCCGGCTCGCTGGGCGCAGCGTCATCGTGCCCGTCACTCCAGCCCTCGTGCGGGACGGCGCCATAACCCGTTTTGCGTCGGTGGATGCGGTCTGGCTCCTGGCGACCGAAGCGCTGGACGATGCCGCCACACGCCGATCGGTGGATCGCCTGATCGGCGCGGGCTTTCAGTTTGCCTTGATGGGATATCCCGAGGGAGAGCCGCTGCCGCCCTCGCTCACGGGCAGCACCATCATGCTCGATGCGGCCCGCACCGCTCCGGCCACGCTCGACGCGCGTATTCGCGTGCTGAACGAGGCGGGACTGCGTCCGCTGGTGCGTGGTGTGGATGACCGGGTCACCCGTCAGCGTGTGCTGGCGGCAGGAACGCCGCTGTACTGCGGACGACAGCTCACCCGTGGCGCCGGCGTCGCTCCGGATCGCACCACGGAAGACAGCATCATCCGCTCCATCATGATGCTTGCCGCATTCGCCGACGGTCGTCCGCCCGATGGGACATTCGACGCCTTTGTGCGCGATGATCCACACGTCGCGGCGTCGTTGCTCAAGGCGATGTCGTCGGCTTCATTGGGCGTGCGTGGACCGCGTTCGGTATCACACGCACTCACCATGCTGGGCCGCGATGCCATCATGGAACGCATGGTGGCCGTGACGGCTCGCCTGATCGGCGAAGCCGCGCAGGATCCGGAGCTCGCCTTTCTCGCGCTGCGCCGTGCTCGCCTGTGTGAACGTGTGGGCACGGCCCTCGATGCGGCCCCGCATCCGCGGGCCCGTGTCATTGCGGGGCTGCTGTCCACGTTGGAGTTCGCCCTCGGGTCGCCTGGGCCGGTGATCGCGCAACGTCTGGCGTTGACGCCCGCACTCAAGGATGTCATGGTGGACCGCGCACTGCCGCTCGGGCAATTGCTCGATGTGGTCGATGCGATGGACTACGGCTGGTGGGATGACATGCTCTATCGTTCGCAACGCCTCGGCATTCGTCCGCGCGTGATCGCAGAAGCCTGGACCGACGCCTGGCGCGCGGCCCGGGATGAGCTGGGCATTACCCGCGCCGACGGCTTTTGACGCCATCACCAAGAGATTTCGCGCATGAGCGAACACGCCAGACAGTACCTCATCGATCGATTCCGCGAGGACGCGCACGCCCTGCGTGAACGCGTGGCCACCATGCGTCGTGGGGTGCAGGTGCCCGGACCGGATGTGACCACGTCTGAACGCATGGCCGAAGCCTGCGACGATGTGGCCACCGTGGTCAGTGGCGTGGCGGCGCAGGATGACGCCACCACCATCGACCAGTGGGTTGCGACGCTCGTGACCATGCTGGAGGATCGTCAGCGTGGCCAGACACTGCATCCGGCCGTGCGCGCCGTGTATGCCGGTGGCGTGGCCCGTGTGCGGGAAGTGGCTCAGGCGGAGCGTCGCGATGAGTCGCGGTAAGCGCGCACCCGACACGCACGACGAGGACAACGACAACGACGGACTGCCCGTCGAGCGGGTGCGTCTCGACAAATGGCTGTGGGCGGCGCGTTTCTACAAGACGCGCGCACTGGCCGCTGAAGCGATCGATGGCGGCAAGGCCGACGTGAACGGTGAACGGGCCAAACGCGCCAAACCGGTGCAAGCCGGCGATGAAGTGCGCCTGCGGCAAGGCCCTATCGAATGGTGCCTCAAGATCCTCGATGTCTCCGCACGCCGCGGATCCGCAGAAATCGCGCGTCAGTTGTACGAAGAAACAGAAGACGGGCGTGTGCGCCGCGAGCGGGTCAGTGAACACTTGCGTTCGATGCCGACGGGCTTCGCCTACGGAGACAGCAAGCCTGGCAAGCGCGATCGACGAGCCCTGCGTCGCCTCAAAGGCGACGGATGAACTCGACGCGACGGCTTTCATCGACCATGCGCCAAGCCTCAGCTTAAGGCAGCATCACGGTGGAGCTGAATGCACCTGGCGGAGTTGAACGAGCACGGTGTCCGGTGTCGTGTGCTCGTTCACCGTCAGCGCACGTATTCCGGAATGCGTGATCTCGTCCACCGGCGTGCGCACATCGTGCACCAATAGCTGCGCACGCCCGTCTGCCAAGGCCTTGGCAAGTTCGGCCGGGCGCGACGCCAGACGTACGCCATACCCCGCAGCGCGCAGCGCCCGATCGTACGCCAGTCGTTGCGTACGATCGTCCAGATACACAACCACGAGGACGGGATCGCTCACCGCACCGCAGCGATGGCGGAGATTTCCACCAGGATACCACGCAGTGACGCACCGACCACCGCCCGAGTGGGATACGGCGGTGTAAACACCGTGCGATAGATCCGGTCGAACTCCCCCCAGTCGTTTTCGTCCACCAGATACACGGTCACACTGACCACGTCGGCGAGCGTGGCGCCTCCGGTGCGGATCACCCGTTCCAGATTGGCGAGCGTGTAGCGCGTCTGTTCTTCGAAGGTCGTGCCCACGATCTGGCCGGTAGCCGGGTCGCGTGGTGTCTGCCCGGAGACGAACAACAATGAGGCACCATTTGCGGTGCGCACGCCCGGCGAGTAGGCTCCCGCAGGCGGC contains these protein-coding regions:
- a CDS encoding CHAD domain-containing protein, whose protein sequence is MPQPAETLTHEQVRGLIDGVLARPAQEGARILALLWLHQLVAARTAWQASTAATATDERPADGVVDTPSESAPLLHKARVSLRRLRATLRENARVLDGVADRRVLRALRRLGRETGEARDLDVHREWLDANLEVLSPEARAEAETLRDRMARKPDQSTQVIERAFARRLDPIAADLMTALGTYRLRLLVGVRPAPVSLARHLASVLKRSGDRLRRDLEHVRGMAESQDELHELRIRLKRQRAVLAPFAKTDRKIGAWFELATRGQDQLGAMRDAILLAERARRHKLPQLESALRDHAMSYYAAFAADWLQSDAPFAMLDATREALRAQSGPRDAASGLPLEIERKFLLRECPPAARATRPTLIDQGWLPGKALKERLRLRTEPDGMVSCWRTIKLGPVKSRIEVEEATSPELFASLWPLTRLSRVRKERYTIAEGDQHWEIDVFLDRQLVLAEVELESMEEPVSPPAWLAPYIVREVTGEAAYFNSELARPDV
- a CDS encoding RNA-binding S4 domain-containing protein, with product MSRGKRAPDTHDEDNDNDGLPVERVRLDKWLWAARFYKTRALAAEAIDGGKADVNGERAKRAKPVQAGDEVRLRQGPIEWCLKILDVSARRGSAEIARQLYEETEDGRVRRERVSEHLRSMPTGFAYGDSKPGKRDRRALRRLKGDG
- a CDS encoding RidA family protein, coding for MPAESSASSSTPNESTARAWSSVMLPDLPPPAGAYSPGVRTANGASLLFVSGQTPRDPATGQIVGTTFEEQTRYTLANLERVIRTGGATLADVVSVTVYLVDENDWGEFDRIYRTVFTPPYPTRAVVGASLRGILVEISAIAAVR
- a CDS encoding HDOD domain-containing protein, translated to MMISMMALRDRRSRLVGYFVSGCPDDVRNSAGPDDEAKSIVERVPALARLAGRSVIVPVTPALVRDGAITRFASVDAVWLLATEALDDAATRRSVDRLIGAGFQFALMGYPEGEPLPPSLTGSTIMLDAARTAPATLDARIRVLNEAGLRPLVRGVDDRVTRQRVLAAGTPLYCGRQLTRGAGVAPDRTTEDSIIRSIMMLAAFADGRPPDGTFDAFVRDDPHVAASLLKAMSSASLGVRGPRSVSHALTMLGRDAIMERMVAVTARLIGEAAQDPELAFLALRRARLCERVGTALDAAPHPRARVIAGLLSTLEFALGSPGPVIAQRLALTPALKDVMVDRALPLGQLLDVVDAMDYGWWDDMLYRSQRLGIRPRVIAEAWTDAWRAARDELGITRADGF